In Asanoa sp. WMMD1127, one genomic interval encodes:
- a CDS encoding LutB/LldF family L-lactate oxidation iron-sulfur protein: MTGTGNIVTPLPFPTAAKRELGDDQLRRNLRKATHTIRDKRLRVVGEVADWEELRLAGAGIKDDVLSRLPELLEQFEAAATAAGATVHWARDAQEACAVVADLVKATGAAEVVKVKSMATQEIGLNEALAAVGVDAVETDLAELIVQLADDTPSHILVPAIHYNRTQIRDIFASRMPGVDVDALTDDPPALAEAARRHLRSRFLSTKVGISGANFAIAATGTLAVVESEGNGRMCLTLPETLISVVGIEKLLPTFADLEVFLQLLPRSSTGERMNPYTSLWTGVTPGDGPQTVHIVLVDNGRTDTLADPVGRQALRCIRCSACLNVCPVYERVGGHAYGSVYPGPIGAILSPQMSGEGANRTLPYASTLCGACFDACPVRIDIPQVLVHLRQSGVDAARGRPSPERTAMRTMAFVMRDRRRYAAALRAARRGAAPLRVGGRRALRRLPWPLSAWTSVRDAPLPPKQTFREWWTREHSS; the protein is encoded by the coding sequence ATGACTGGCACGGGAAACATCGTCACGCCGTTGCCGTTCCCGACGGCGGCGAAGCGGGAGCTGGGTGACGACCAGCTGCGGCGGAACCTGCGCAAGGCCACCCACACGATCCGCGACAAGCGGCTGCGGGTCGTCGGCGAGGTGGCCGACTGGGAAGAGCTGCGGCTGGCCGGCGCGGGCATCAAGGACGACGTGCTGTCCCGGCTGCCGGAGCTGCTCGAGCAGTTCGAGGCGGCGGCCACGGCGGCCGGCGCGACCGTGCACTGGGCCCGCGACGCGCAGGAGGCCTGCGCGGTGGTGGCTGACCTCGTCAAGGCCACCGGCGCCGCCGAGGTGGTCAAGGTCAAGTCGATGGCCACGCAGGAGATCGGGCTCAACGAGGCGCTGGCCGCGGTCGGCGTCGACGCGGTGGAGACCGACCTGGCCGAGCTGATCGTCCAGCTGGCCGACGACACCCCGTCGCACATCCTGGTGCCGGCGATCCACTACAACCGCACGCAGATCCGCGACATCTTCGCCTCGCGCATGCCCGGGGTCGACGTCGACGCGCTGACCGACGACCCACCGGCCCTCGCCGAGGCGGCCCGGCGGCACCTGCGGTCCCGGTTCCTCTCGACCAAGGTCGGCATCTCCGGCGCCAACTTCGCGATCGCCGCGACCGGCACACTGGCCGTCGTCGAGTCGGAGGGCAACGGGCGGATGTGCCTGACGCTGCCCGAGACACTGATCTCGGTGGTCGGCATCGAGAAGCTGCTGCCGACGTTCGCCGACCTCGAGGTGTTCCTCCAGCTGCTGCCGCGGTCGTCGACCGGCGAGCGGATGAACCCGTACACCTCGCTCTGGACGGGTGTGACGCCCGGCGACGGCCCGCAGACGGTGCACATCGTGCTGGTCGACAACGGCCGCACCGACACGCTGGCGGACCCGGTCGGCCGTCAGGCGCTGCGGTGCATCCGGTGCTCGGCGTGCCTCAACGTGTGCCCGGTCTACGAGCGCGTCGGTGGGCACGCCTACGGGTCGGTCTATCCGGGCCCGATCGGCGCCATCCTGTCGCCGCAGATGAGTGGCGAGGGCGCCAACCGCACCCTGCCGTACGCGTCGACGCTCTGCGGCGCCTGTTTCGACGCGTGCCCGGTGCGGATCGACATCCCCCAGGTGCTGGTCCACCTGCGACAGTCCGGGGTGGACGCCGCGCGCGGCCGGCCGTCGCCGGAACGCACGGCGATGCGCACGATGGCGTTCGTCATGCGCGACCGCCGCCGCTACGCCGCCGCGCTGCGGGCCGCCCGCCGCGGCGCCGCCCCGCTGCGGGTCGGCGGCCGGCGCGCGCTCCGCCGGCTCCCGTGGCCGCTGTCGGCCTGGACCTCGGTGCGCGACGCGCCCCTGCCCCCCAAGCAGACCTTCCGCGAATGGTGGACCCGTGAGCACTCCTCTTGA
- a CDS encoding LUD domain-containing protein encodes MSTPLDARAEVFHRIREARASLPPVQVPRDYASGDGPAGAEVVDLLVDRLEDYRATVRRSRAAALSATVAEFLTGVPSLVLAPGCPSVWVSAFGGTVARDGDPAVLTVEDLDAPGVAVLTGCAVAVAQTGTLILDAGPDQGRRVLSLVPDHHICVVRVDQIVERLPAALRRLDDPTRPLTMISGPSATSDIELNRVEGVHGPRRLDVVIVD; translated from the coding sequence GTGAGCACTCCTCTTGACGCCCGCGCCGAGGTCTTCCACCGCATCCGGGAGGCGCGGGCGAGCCTGCCTCCGGTCCAGGTTCCGCGCGACTACGCGTCCGGGGACGGCCCGGCCGGCGCCGAGGTCGTCGACCTGCTGGTCGACCGCCTGGAGGACTACCGCGCGACGGTCCGCCGCTCCCGGGCCGCCGCCCTCTCGGCCACGGTGGCGGAGTTCCTGACCGGCGTGCCGTCGCTGGTGCTGGCGCCGGGCTGCCCGTCGGTCTGGGTGTCCGCCTTCGGCGGCACGGTGGCCCGCGACGGCGACCCGGCCGTCCTGACGGTGGAGGACCTGGACGCACCGGGCGTGGCGGTGCTGACCGGCTGCGCGGTGGCGGTGGCCCAGACCGGCACGCTGATCCTGGACGCGGGCCCGGACCAGGGCCGCCGGGTGCTGTCGCTGGTGCCCGACCACCACATCTGCGTGGTCCGCGTGGACCAGATCGTCGAACGCCTACCGGCCGCGTTGCGCCGCCTCGACGACCCGACCCGCCCACTCACCATGATCTCGGGCCCGTCGGCCACGAGCGACATCGAGCTCAACCGCGTGGAGGGCGTACACGGCCCCCGCCGCCTGGACGTCGTCATCGTCGACTGA
- a CDS encoding glycoside hydrolase family 6 protein, which translates to MTLSTRRRLLAVAGAGLLAAAGIVAPTSPAQAAVACDVTYTTNDWPGGFTANVTLRNTGDPLNGWTLGFAFPNASQRVQQGWSATWTQSGQNVTARSMEYNGTLATGASTSIGFNGAWSGSNPKPTSFTVNGTTCGGTSPTNTPPTVSLSSPTSGATFAAGAAIPLAATASDVEGPVSRVEFLIDGTVVNSDTTAPYEYSATGVASGSHTAAARAVDGGGLSTTTTAVPFTVGGGTTTPTLQASSGAVSVPEGGTATVTYRLSAAPTSAVAVSLAKTGDADITITPTSLSLTSSNWSTGVPVTVRAAEDSDQANGTATIAATSSAGNVSVTATESDNDAPTNGPRVDNPYVGARGYVNPEWSAKAAAEPGGSRVSNQPTAVWLDRIAAIEGTPDSQSNGPMGVRDHLDAALAQGAGYIQFVIYNLPGRDCAALASNGELPVDGLPRYQAEYIDPIAAILGDAKYRSLRIVTIIEIDSLPNLVTNLNIAKCATMESNGGYVNGVGYALNKLGAIPNVYNYIDAAHHGWIGWDSNFRPTAQKLKQAATAAGSTVDKVHGFIVNTANYSALREEHFTISTTVNGQQIRQSKWVDWNQYVDELTFAQAFRTELVSQGFAANIGMLIDTSRNGWGGSARPTAPSTSTDVNTFVDQSRIDRRIHAGNWCNQSGAGLGERPTAAPASGIDAYVWVKPPGESDGSSKEIPNNDGKGFDRMCDPTYGGNGLNGNNPTGALPDAPISGAWFSAQFRQLMANAYPPLS; encoded by the coding sequence ATGACTCTGTCGACTAGACGGCGGCTGCTCGCCGTCGCCGGGGCCGGCCTGCTCGCCGCCGCGGGCATCGTCGCGCCCACGTCGCCGGCTCAGGCGGCTGTCGCCTGCGACGTCACCTACACCACCAACGACTGGCCGGGCGGGTTCACCGCCAACGTGACCTTGCGCAACACCGGCGACCCGCTCAACGGCTGGACCCTCGGCTTCGCGTTCCCGAACGCCAGCCAGCGCGTACAGCAGGGTTGGTCGGCGACCTGGACCCAGAGCGGCCAGAACGTCACCGCGCGGAGCATGGAATACAACGGCACGCTCGCCACCGGCGCGTCCACGTCGATCGGGTTCAACGGCGCGTGGAGCGGCAGCAACCCCAAGCCGACCTCGTTCACCGTCAACGGCACGACCTGCGGCGGCACCTCGCCGACCAACACGCCGCCGACCGTGTCGCTGTCGAGCCCGACCAGCGGCGCCACGTTCGCCGCCGGCGCGGCCATCCCGCTCGCCGCCACCGCCAGCGACGTCGAGGGGCCGGTCAGCCGGGTCGAGTTCCTGATCGACGGCACCGTGGTCAACAGCGACACCACCGCGCCGTACGAGTACAGCGCCACCGGCGTCGCGTCCGGCAGCCACACCGCGGCCGCCCGCGCGGTCGACGGCGGCGGCCTGTCCACCACGACCACCGCCGTGCCGTTCACCGTCGGCGGCGGCACCACCACGCCGACCCTGCAGGCCAGCTCCGGCGCCGTCAGCGTGCCGGAAGGTGGCACCGCCACGGTCACCTACCGGCTGAGCGCCGCGCCGACCAGCGCGGTCGCCGTGTCGCTGGCCAAGACCGGTGACGCCGACATCACCATCACGCCGACCAGCCTGTCGCTGACCAGCAGCAACTGGAGCACGGGCGTGCCGGTGACCGTACGCGCGGCCGAGGACAGCGACCAGGCCAACGGCACCGCGACGATCGCCGCGACCAGCTCGGCCGGCAACGTGAGCGTGACGGCGACGGAGTCCGACAACGACGCGCCCACCAACGGCCCGCGCGTCGACAACCCGTACGTCGGTGCTCGTGGCTACGTCAACCCGGAGTGGTCCGCCAAGGCGGCCGCCGAGCCGGGTGGCTCCCGTGTGTCGAACCAGCCGACCGCCGTCTGGCTCGACCGGATCGCGGCCATCGAAGGCACCCCGGACAGCCAGTCCAACGGCCCGATGGGCGTCCGTGACCACCTGGACGCGGCGCTCGCGCAGGGCGCCGGCTACATCCAGTTCGTCATCTACAACCTGCCGGGTCGCGACTGCGCCGCCCTCGCCTCCAACGGCGAGCTGCCCGTCGACGGCCTACCGCGCTACCAGGCCGAGTACATCGACCCGATCGCGGCGATCCTGGGCGACGCCAAGTACCGCAGCCTGCGGATCGTCACGATCATCGAGATCGACTCGCTGCCGAACCTGGTCACCAACCTCAACATCGCCAAGTGCGCGACGATGGAGAGCAACGGTGGCTACGTCAACGGCGTCGGCTACGCGCTCAACAAGCTCGGCGCGATCCCCAACGTCTACAACTACATCGACGCCGCCCACCACGGCTGGATCGGCTGGGACAGCAACTTCCGCCCGACGGCCCAGAAGCTCAAGCAGGCCGCGACCGCGGCGGGCTCGACGGTGGACAAGGTGCACGGCTTCATCGTCAACACCGCCAACTACTCGGCGCTGCGCGAGGAGCACTTCACCATCAGCACGACGGTCAACGGCCAGCAGATCCGGCAGTCCAAGTGGGTCGACTGGAACCAGTACGTCGACGAGCTGACCTTCGCCCAGGCGTTCCGGACCGAGCTGGTCAGCCAGGGCTTCGCGGCCAACATCGGCATGCTGATCGACACGTCCCGCAACGGCTGGGGCGGCTCGGCGCGGCCCACCGCCCCGAGCACCTCGACCGACGTCAACACGTTCGTCGACCAGTCCCGCATCGACCGCCGTATCCACGCCGGCAACTGGTGCAACCAGAGCGGCGCGGGCCTCGGCGAGCGTCCGACCGCGGCGCCGGCCAGCGGCATCGACGCGTACGTGTGGGTCAAGCCGCCGGGTGAGTCCGACGGCTCGAGCAAGGAGATCCCGAACAACGACGGCAAGGGCTTCGACCGCATGTGCGACCCGACGTACGGCGGCAACGGTCTCAACGGCAACAACCCGACCGGCGCCCTACCCGACGCCCCGATCTCCGGCGCCTGGTTCTCGGCGCAGTTCCGCCAGCTGATGGCGAATGCCTACCCACCCCTCTCCTAA
- a CDS encoding DUF6596 domain-containing protein yields MATAYRREWAQVLATVVRLTRDLDAAQDAVQEAFAAAVPAWRVRGVPDNPGAWLTATARRKAVSARRHLEAVERRLPLLVVDEPPADDPFPDDRLRLLFTCCHPALDLPARVSLTLNVVCGLPTADIGRIFLVPEATMAARVTRAKRKIRAAGIPYRVPSPDDLAERLPAVLATIYLFFVQGHTPPRGLELTAADVTARAVDLARVLASLLPGEPEAVGLLALLLLTEARRPARVDEAGAPVLLADQDRSRWDRSLVAEGLALVRPAPRGPYAIQAAIAAVHALASSAADTDWAAIVRLYDDLLTVHPSPVAALARTMAYAEVAGPSAGLAELDVLAADARLAGYHVLPAARADLLRRLGRPGEAAVEYSRAAALAGNAAERAYLEARAADPGLL; encoded by the coding sequence CTGGCGACGGCGTACCGCCGTGAGTGGGCCCAGGTGCTCGCCACGGTGGTGCGCCTGACCCGCGACCTCGACGCCGCCCAGGACGCGGTGCAGGAGGCGTTCGCGGCAGCCGTGCCGGCGTGGCGGGTGCGCGGCGTCCCGGACAACCCCGGCGCCTGGCTGACGGCGACGGCGCGGCGCAAGGCGGTGTCGGCGCGACGCCATCTCGAGGCGGTCGAGCGGCGCCTGCCGCTGCTGGTCGTCGACGAGCCGCCGGCCGACGACCCGTTCCCGGACGACCGGCTGCGGCTGCTGTTCACCTGCTGTCACCCGGCGCTCGACCTGCCGGCCCGGGTGTCGCTGACGCTCAACGTCGTGTGTGGACTGCCCACTGCCGACATCGGACGGATCTTCCTCGTGCCCGAGGCGACGATGGCGGCGCGGGTGACCCGGGCCAAGCGGAAGATCCGGGCGGCCGGCATCCCTTATCGGGTGCCGTCGCCGGACGACCTGGCCGAGCGGCTGCCGGCCGTGCTCGCCACGATCTACCTGTTCTTCGTGCAGGGCCACACGCCGCCGCGCGGGCTCGAACTGACCGCCGCGGACGTGACCGCGCGAGCCGTCGACCTGGCCCGGGTGCTGGCGTCGTTGCTGCCGGGGGAGCCGGAGGCGGTCGGGCTGCTGGCGTTGCTGTTGCTGACCGAGGCGCGGCGGCCGGCCCGGGTGGACGAGGCCGGGGCGCCGGTCCTGCTGGCCGACCAGGACCGGTCACGCTGGGATCGGTCGCTCGTGGCCGAGGGGTTGGCCCTGGTGCGGCCGGCGCCGCGGGGTCCCTACGCCATCCAGGCGGCGATCGCGGCGGTGCACGCGCTGGCATCGTCGGCCGCCGACACTGACTGGGCGGCGATCGTGCGGCTCTACGACGACCTGCTCACGGTGCATCCGTCGCCGGTCGCGGCATTGGCCCGGACCATGGCCTACGCGGAGGTGGCCGGGCCGTCGGCGGGGTTGGCGGAGCTGGACGTGCTGGCCGCGGACGCGCGCCTCGCGGGCTACCACGTGCTGCCCGCGGCCCGCGCCGACCTGCTGCGCCGGCTGGGCCGCCCGGGCGAGGCGGCCGTGGAGTATTCGCGGGCCGCCGCCCTCGCCGGCAACGCTGCCGAACGGGCCTACCTGGAGGCGCGGGCCGCCGATCCCGGCTTGCTCTGA
- a CDS encoding YciI family protein, with translation MKYMLMLFEPETDWESRPDELRESLAEHDTFSAWLKERGIAEVGGEALRGPSTATTLRKVGDEMVVTDGPYAELKESLGGYYIIDAKDLDEAIEAARRCPTGTATEIRPIWDISDFA, from the coding sequence ATGAAATACATGCTCATGCTCTTCGAACCCGAGACCGACTGGGAGTCCCGCCCCGACGAGCTGCGGGAGAGCCTGGCCGAGCACGACACGTTCTCGGCCTGGCTCAAGGAACGGGGGATCGCCGAGGTCGGCGGTGAGGCGCTGCGGGGGCCCAGCACGGCCACCACGCTGCGCAAGGTCGGCGACGAGATGGTGGTCACCGACGGGCCGTACGCGGAGCTCAAGGAGAGCCTCGGCGGCTACTACATCATCGACGCCAAGGATCTCGACGAGGCGATCGAAGCGGCCAGGCGGTGCCCGACCGGCACGGCGACGGAGATCCGCCCGATCTGGGACATCTCCGATTTCGCCTGA